A portion of the Drosophila innubila isolate TH190305 chromosome 3L unlocalized genomic scaffold, UK_Dinn_1.0 0_D_3L, whole genome shotgun sequence genome contains these proteins:
- the LOC117787276 gene encoding TPR-containing protein DDB_G0280363 isoform X6, with protein MAQQTQPVAQQQQQPPQQQQPPPAAATPVSTPTTPQPQPPPHNNNNNNTVVSPSNNNNNNSVLTQVPVYNQQPQGLYMPTAHGGPHPHMSQGAPVFHPSIIPAPIPGNVYVNNVTANVNLHGWPHYISGNGAPSHYVGAHCELPPEQGNPLMQQLPPIPMHQGNPNGHISSGMGGRGRGRGRTRGGGGQRRNDYHGQRHMQQQQLQLQLQPQQQLQPDGASPSQSVMQMQPDQMGQQLAQQPPPEGQLPPMSYYTPQAYPAYAGYQTAYFASHHGPIQTPPNAAAAAQQATGPPLYISPMPMYNGAPMFNYMGGCIYQPVLTPSEYQTMAEYGGQGQAGVVDERQAQEMPQLWHQAPMYAEEYQEVTHVNGDELNHNSSSLASSETSSMLSPNYTIYDAQQMHEMQQQMGVMQIYDDGQLAPLQAMHPVAGPVPQYEDELTECGAAPVGAIPITWTDAPPTMLVQAPSPHHIIQQQPQAPQPSVCIEQQQLPPHPPQAETPTPQEPLVDKTLVSNNNNKSNNSNCETILDETLIASSEKQQQLELEYQQQQQQQQQQQQQQQSSNLVVTVATVAPQQQQPSVAAAIAPAPQQHQQQQTSPVVLQQQQQQPQQQPAQQQQTQPAHTSSYNEQNAPQQLGHQQPQQQQPPQQQQRKPPQQQYNNNSQQQVRRKYSSEYSHQQHHHHHHQGSNDTAIQTTKTMSWTNSAQHKKSTQSVAVTASPNTVNNGGAATAATAAAAAAAPPAAGGASSGFNKSSSGSSGGGYSHPTKTYTNQQHYQQQQQHYHTNYNNNNNSNNSNNNNSNNSSSNSNSNNNNQPQMRTYGTMKVPSSPVAITAPPLERKISGQQQQQQQQSSSNAATTTTTSTASITATPQQIQQQTSIESQSNSTKNASVLPQQQQQQHNNNSNNHNMLASHMCKRTSMPHTTSAANPHPSVQQHPLCLHSQLSIWRHQHRQHRRAAAVATVDNPRGLVYFQATSLWLKWRPTRATSPSNNNSSSSSSNHISNNNCNRRQRSSNHINCPHSNNNHSSNNCQ; from the exons ATGGCGCAGCAGACGCAGCCGGTtgctcagcagcagcaacaaccgccgcagcagcaacaaccgccgccagcagcagcaacgccaGTGTCCACACCAACAACGCCGCAGCCTCAGCCGCCGCcccacaataataacaacaacaacactgttGTGTCGCcatccaacaacaataacaacaacagcgtaCTCACACAAGTACCTGTGTACAATCAACAGCCACAGGGGCTTTACATGCCAACCGCCCATGGAGGGCCTCATCCGCACATGTCTCAAGGCGCACCTGTGTTCCATCCTTCGATTATACCAGCGCCCATACCCGGCAATGTTTATGTGAACAACGTGACCGCCAATGTGAATCTACACGGCTGGCCACACTACATCTCGGGAAACGGAGCACCGTCCCACTACGTGGGTGCACATTGTGAACTGCCGCCGGAGCAG GGTAATCCGCTAATGCAGCAACTGCCGCCAATTCCGATGCATCAGGGTAATCCCAATGGTCACATTTCGTCCGGCATGGGTGGACGTGGTCGTGGACGTGGCCGTACACGCGGCGGCGGTGGACAGCGTCGCAATGATTACCATGGACAACGacacatgcaacaacagcaactgcagctgcagctgcagccacagcaacagctgcaaccaGATGGTGCCAGCCCGTCGCAGAGTGTCATGCAAATGCAGCCAGATCAGATGGGTCAGCAATTGGCACAGCAACCGCCACCAGAGGGACAATTGCCACCAATGTCCTATTACACGCCACAAGCGTATCCTGCCTATGCTGGCTATCAAACTGCCTACTTTGCTTCGCATCATGGTCCAATTCAAACGCCACCGAATGCGGCCGCTGCTGCCCAACAGGCCACAGGACCTCCTCTGTATATTTCACCAATGCCAATGTACAATGGTGCACCAATGTTCAACTACATGGGCGGATGTATATATCAGCCGGTGCTGACCCCGTCCGAGTACCAAACAATGGCGGAGTATGGTGGACAAGGCCAGGCTGGCGTTGTTGATGAGCGTCAGGCACAGGAGATGCCACAATTGTGGCATCAGGCACCCATGTATGCAGAAGAGTATCAAGAGGTGACACATGTGAATGGCGACGAACTGAATCATAATAGCTCTTCGCTGGCCTCCTCCGAAACGTCCAGCATGTTGAGTCCCAACTATACCATCTATGATGCCCAGCAAATGCATGAGATGCAACAGCAAATGGGTGTCATGCAGATCTATGACGATGGCCAGCTAGCCCCACTACAGGCCATGCATCCAGTTGCCGGCCCAGTGCCACAG TATGAGGATGAGCTGACAGAATGTGGTGCTGCACCAGTTGGTGCCATACCTATCACCTGGACAGATGCACCGCCAACTATGCTTGTCCAGGCACCATCTCCACATCATATCAttcaacagcagccacaagcTCCTCAGCCATCAGTTTGCAtcgaacaacagcagctgcctcctcatcctcctcaAGCGGAGACACCAACGCCACAGGAGCCCTTGG TTGATAAAACGCtggtcagcaacaacaacaacaagagcaacaactcCAACTGCGAGACGATTTTGGATGAAACTTTGATTGCCAGCAGcgagaagcagcagcaactggagctggaatatcagcagcagcaacaacaacagcagcagcaacaacaacagcaacagtcatCCAATTTGGTTGTTACCGTTGCCACTGTAgcgccacagcaacagcaaccgtCTGTCGCTGCAGCAATTGCACCtgcaccacaacaacatcagcaacaacaaacttcACCAGTtgtgctgcagcaacaacagcaacagcctcAGCAACAACCTgctcaacaacagcaaacacagCCAGCACACACGTCTAGCTACAATGAGCAAAATGCACCGCAGCAACTTGGCCatcagcagccacagcagcaacaaccgccacagcagcagcaacgtaAGCCGCCTCAGCAGCAATACAACAATAattcacaacaacaagtgcGTCGCAAATACTCCTCGGAGTACAGTCATCAGCAGCACCACCATCACCACCATCAGGGCAGCAATGACACCGCCATACAAACCACCAAAACAATGTCCTGGACAAACTCCGCACAGCATAAGAAATCCACGCAGTCGGTGGCGGTGACAGCCTCACCGAATACTGTGAACAATGGCGGTGCTGCAACGGCTGccacagctgcagcagcagcagcagcaccaccagccGCTGGTGGTGCAAGCAGCGGCTTTAATAAGTCATCGAGTGGCTCCAGTGGCGGTGGTTATAGTCATCCCACCAAGACATATACAAATCAGCAGCActaccagcaacagcagcaacactaccataccaactacaacaataacaataacagcaacaacagtaataacaataacagtaataacagcagcagcaacagcaacagtaacaacaacaatcagccACAAATGCGCACATACGGCACAATGAAAGTGCCCTCATCGCCGGTGGCAATCACAGCTCCGCCGCTGGAGCGCAAAATTAGtggtcaacagcagcagcaacaacaacagagcagcagcaatgcagcaacaacaacaactacctCAACGGCAAGCATCACAGCAACGCCACAGCAGATACAGCAACAGACGTCCATTGAAAGTCAGTCCAATAGCACAAAGAATGCGTCAGTGCtgccccaacaacaacagcaacaaca caacaacaacagcaacaaccacaacatgCTGGCAAGTCATATGTGCAAAAGAACAAGCATGCCACACACAACTTCAGCAGCGAATCCACATCCTTCAGTGCAGCAGCATCCGCTGTGCCTGCACAGCCAGCTCTCAATTTGGCGCCACCAGCACCGCCAGCATcgcagagcagcagcagtggcgaCAGTGGACAACCCTCGTGGGCTAGTCTATTTTCAAGCAACAAGCCTGTGGCTAAAGTGGCGCCCTACGAGGGCAACAAgtcccagcaacaacaacagcagcagcagcagcagcaaccacatcagcaacaacaattgcaacaggCGCCAACGCAGCAGCAATCACATCAATTGCccgcacagcaacaacaatcacagcagcaacaattgccagTAG
- the LOC117787276 gene encoding TPR-containing protein DDB_G0280363 isoform X5, whose amino-acid sequence MAQQTQPVAQQQQQPPQQQQPPPAAATPVSTPTTPQPQPPPHNNNNNNTVVSPSNNNNNNSVLTQVPVYNQQPQGLYMPTAHGGPHPHMSQGAPVFHPSIIPAPIPGNVYVNNVTANVNLHGWPHYISGNGAPSHYVGAHCELPPEQGNPLMQQLPPIPMHQGNPNGHISSGMGGRGRGRGRTRGGGGQRRNDYHGQRHMQQQQLQLQLQPQQQLQPDGASPSQSVMQMQPDQMGQQLAQQPPPEGQLPPMSYYTPQAYPAYAGYQTAYFASHHGPIQTPPNAAAAAQQATGPPLYISPMPMYNGAPMFNYMGGCIYQPVLTPSEYQTMAEYGGQGQAGVVDERQAQEMPQLWHQAPMYAEEYQEVTHVNGDELNHNSSSLASSETSSMLSPNYTIYDAQQMHEMQQQMGVMQIYDDGQLAPLQAMHPVAGPVPQYEDELTECGAAPVGAIPITWTDAPPTMLVQAPSPHHIIQQQPQAPQPSVCIEQQQLPPHPPQAETPTPQEPLVDKTLVSNNNNKSNNSNCETILDETLIASSEKQQQLELEYQQQQQQQQQQQQQQQSSNLVVTVATVAPQQQQPSVAAAIAPAPQQHQQQQTSPVVLQQQQQQPQQQPAQQQQTQPAHTSSYNEQNAPQQLGHQQPQQQQPPQQQQRKPPQQQYNNNSQQQVRRKYSSEYSHQQHHHHHHQGSNDTAIQTTKTMSWTNSAQHKKSTQSVAVTASPNTVNNGGAATAATAAAAAAAPPAAGGASSGFNKSSSGSSGGGYSHPTKTYTNQQHYQQQQQHYHTNYNNNNNSNNSNNNNSNNSSSNSNSNNNNQPQMRTYGTMKVPSSPVAITAPPLERKISGQQQQQQQQSSSNAATTTTTSTASITATPQQIQQQTSIESQSNSTKNASVLPQQQQQQHSNNNSNNHNMLASHMCKRTSMPHTTSAANPHPSVQQHPLCLHSQLSIWRHQHRQHRRAAAVATVDNPRGLVYFQATSLWLKWRPTRATSPSNNNSSSSSSNHISNNNCNRRQRSSNHINCPHSNNNHSSNNCQ is encoded by the exons ATGGCGCAGCAGACGCAGCCGGTtgctcagcagcagcaacaaccgccgcagcagcaacaaccgccgccagcagcagcaacgccaGTGTCCACACCAACAACGCCGCAGCCTCAGCCGCCGCcccacaataataacaacaacaacactgttGTGTCGCcatccaacaacaataacaacaacagcgtaCTCACACAAGTACCTGTGTACAATCAACAGCCACAGGGGCTTTACATGCCAACCGCCCATGGAGGGCCTCATCCGCACATGTCTCAAGGCGCACCTGTGTTCCATCCTTCGATTATACCAGCGCCCATACCCGGCAATGTTTATGTGAACAACGTGACCGCCAATGTGAATCTACACGGCTGGCCACACTACATCTCGGGAAACGGAGCACCGTCCCACTACGTGGGTGCACATTGTGAACTGCCGCCGGAGCAG GGTAATCCGCTAATGCAGCAACTGCCGCCAATTCCGATGCATCAGGGTAATCCCAATGGTCACATTTCGTCCGGCATGGGTGGACGTGGTCGTGGACGTGGCCGTACACGCGGCGGCGGTGGACAGCGTCGCAATGATTACCATGGACAACGacacatgcaacaacagcaactgcagctgcagctgcagccacagcaacagctgcaaccaGATGGTGCCAGCCCGTCGCAGAGTGTCATGCAAATGCAGCCAGATCAGATGGGTCAGCAATTGGCACAGCAACCGCCACCAGAGGGACAATTGCCACCAATGTCCTATTACACGCCACAAGCGTATCCTGCCTATGCTGGCTATCAAACTGCCTACTTTGCTTCGCATCATGGTCCAATTCAAACGCCACCGAATGCGGCCGCTGCTGCCCAACAGGCCACAGGACCTCCTCTGTATATTTCACCAATGCCAATGTACAATGGTGCACCAATGTTCAACTACATGGGCGGATGTATATATCAGCCGGTGCTGACCCCGTCCGAGTACCAAACAATGGCGGAGTATGGTGGACAAGGCCAGGCTGGCGTTGTTGATGAGCGTCAGGCACAGGAGATGCCACAATTGTGGCATCAGGCACCCATGTATGCAGAAGAGTATCAAGAGGTGACACATGTGAATGGCGACGAACTGAATCATAATAGCTCTTCGCTGGCCTCCTCCGAAACGTCCAGCATGTTGAGTCCCAACTATACCATCTATGATGCCCAGCAAATGCATGAGATGCAACAGCAAATGGGTGTCATGCAGATCTATGACGATGGCCAGCTAGCCCCACTACAGGCCATGCATCCAGTTGCCGGCCCAGTGCCACAG TATGAGGATGAGCTGACAGAATGTGGTGCTGCACCAGTTGGTGCCATACCTATCACCTGGACAGATGCACCGCCAACTATGCTTGTCCAGGCACCATCTCCACATCATATCAttcaacagcagccacaagcTCCTCAGCCATCAGTTTGCAtcgaacaacagcagctgcctcctcatcctcctcaAGCGGAGACACCAACGCCACAGGAGCCCTTGG TTGATAAAACGCtggtcagcaacaacaacaacaagagcaacaactcCAACTGCGAGACGATTTTGGATGAAACTTTGATTGCCAGCAGcgagaagcagcagcaactggagctggaatatcagcagcagcaacaacaacagcagcagcaacaacaacagcaacagtcatCCAATTTGGTTGTTACCGTTGCCACTGTAgcgccacagcaacagcaaccgtCTGTCGCTGCAGCAATTGCACCtgcaccacaacaacatcagcaacaacaaacttcACCAGTtgtgctgcagcaacaacagcaacagcctcAGCAACAACCTgctcaacaacagcaaacacagCCAGCACACACGTCTAGCTACAATGAGCAAAATGCACCGCAGCAACTTGGCCatcagcagccacagcagcaacaaccgccacagcagcagcaacgtaAGCCGCCTCAGCAGCAATACAACAATAattcacaacaacaagtgcGTCGCAAATACTCCTCGGAGTACAGTCATCAGCAGCACCACCATCACCACCATCAGGGCAGCAATGACACCGCCATACAAACCACCAAAACAATGTCCTGGACAAACTCCGCACAGCATAAGAAATCCACGCAGTCGGTGGCGGTGACAGCCTCACCGAATACTGTGAACAATGGCGGTGCTGCAACGGCTGccacagctgcagcagcagcagcagcaccaccagccGCTGGTGGTGCAAGCAGCGGCTTTAATAAGTCATCGAGTGGCTCCAGTGGCGGTGGTTATAGTCATCCCACCAAGACATATACAAATCAGCAGCActaccagcaacagcagcaacactaccataccaactacaacaataacaataacagcaacaacagtaataacaataacagtaataacagcagcagcaacagcaacagtaacaacaacaatcagccACAAATGCGCACATACGGCACAATGAAAGTGCCCTCATCGCCGGTGGCAATCACAGCTCCGCCGCTGGAGCGCAAAATTAGtggtcaacagcagcagcaacaacaacagagcagcagcaatgcagcaacaacaacaactacctCAACGGCAAGCATCACAGCAACGCCACAGCAGATACAGCAACAGACGTCCATTGAAAGTCAGTCCAATAGCACAAAGAATGCGTCAGTGCtgccccaacaacaacagcaacaaca cagcaacaacaacagcaacaaccacaacatgCTGGCAAGTCATATGTGCAAAAGAACAAGCATGCCACACACAACTTCAGCAGCGAATCCACATCCTTCAGTGCAGCAGCATCCGCTGTGCCTGCACAGCCAGCTCTCAATTTGGCGCCACCAGCACCGCCAGCATcgcagagcagcagcagtggcgaCAGTGGACAACCCTCGTGGGCTAGTCTATTTTCAAGCAACAAGCCTGTGGCTAAAGTGGCGCCCTACGAGGGCAACAAgtcccagcaacaacaacagcagcagcagcagcagcaaccacatcagcaacaacaattgcaacaggCGCCAACGCAGCAGCAATCACATCAATTGCccgcacagcaacaacaatcacagcagcaacaattgccagTAG
- the LOC117787276 gene encoding putative mediator of RNA polymerase II transcription subunit 26 isoform X2 gives MAQQTQPVAQQQQQPPQQQQPPPAAATPVSTPTTPQPQPPPHNNNNNNTVVSPSNNNNNNSVLTQVPVYNQQPQGLYMPTAHGGPHPHMSQGAPVFHPSIIPAPIPGNVYVNNVTANVNLHGWPHYISGNGAPSHYVGAHCELPPEQGNPLMQQLPPIPMHQGNPNGHISSGMGGRGRGRGRTRGGGGQRRNDYHGQRHMQQQQLQLQLQPQQQLQPDGASPSQSVMQMQPDQMGQQLAQQPPPEGQLPPMSYYTPQAYPAYAGYQTAYFASHHGPIQTPPNAAAAAQQATGPPLYISPMPMYNGAPMFNYMGGCIYQPVLTPSEYQTMAEYGGQGQAGVVDERQAQEMPQLWHQAPMYAEEYQEVTHVNGDELNHNSSSLASSETSSMLSPNYTIYDAQQMHEMQQQMGVMQIYDDGQLAPLQAMHPVAGPVPQYEDELTECGAAPVGAIPITWTDAPPTMLVQAPSPHHIIQQQPQAPQPSVCIEQQQLPPHPPQAETPTPQEPLVDKTLVSNNNNKSNNSNCETILDETLIASSEKQQQLELEYQQQQQQQQQQQQQQQSSNLVVTVATVAPQQQQPSVAAAIAPAPQQHQQQQTSPVVLQQQQQQPQQQPAQQQQTQPAHTSSYNEQNAPQQLGHQQPQQQQPPQQQQRKPPQQQYNNNSQQQVRRKYSSEYSHQQHHHHHHQGSNDTAIQTTKTMSWTNSAQHKKSTQSVAVTASPNTVNNGGAATAATAAAAAAAPPAAGGASSGFNKSSSGSSGGGYSHPTKTYTNQQHYQQQQQHYHTNYNNNNNSNNSNNNNSNNSSSNSNSNNNNQPQMRTYGTMKVPSSPVAITAPPLERKISGQQQQQQQQSSSNAATTTTTSTASITATPQQIQQQTSIESQSNSTKNASVLPQQQQQPQQQQQQQQPQHAGKSYVQKNKHATHNFSSESTSFSAAASAVPAQPALNLAPPAPPASQSSSSGDSGQPSWASLFSSNKPVAKVAPYEGNKSQQQQQQQQQQQPHQQQQLQQAPTQQQSHQLPAQQQQSQQQQLPVATPSLQHSQPSVHQQLQSPTPVPAPTVPLVTPGTLSYSAASAQAVPPVAVSPASAAIKPLKAEPTRAAQLDEWTNKYAEFLTRHKTNLTPISLRPRGLTNRSNYCYINSILQALLGCSPFYNLLRSIPKQAAVMSEVKTPTVNAMMSFMTNFSSLPGGSRLRLNNNKAAQIKGKDEFAGVDLQCESAFEPTEIYKLWNDSREEHVEGRQEDAEEFLGYVLNKLNDEMLEVIKLIAKPSAQQNGEEQEQEQEDGGDVWQMICNNRNKGSVTRQTDFGRTPLSDIFRGELRSRLQREGEHSTDVIQPFFTLQLNIEKAASVKEALEILVGRDQLEGVTGSKTKQEVVAWQQMTLEKLPVVLILHLKYFDYRSDGCTKILKKVEFPVELKIDAKILGSKKTSQKQRAYRLFAVVYHDGKEASKGHYITDVFHTGYNCWLRYDDSSVKPIGEKQVLQPHTPRVPYLLYYRRFDTLPQTQASNGGGASVGTSNSHASSGGASNTAAANSANNK, from the exons ATGGCGCAGCAGACGCAGCCGGTtgctcagcagcagcaacaaccgccgcagcagcaacaaccgccgccagcagcagcaacgccaGTGTCCACACCAACAACGCCGCAGCCTCAGCCGCCGCcccacaataataacaacaacaacactgttGTGTCGCcatccaacaacaataacaacaacagcgtaCTCACACAAGTACCTGTGTACAATCAACAGCCACAGGGGCTTTACATGCCAACCGCCCATGGAGGGCCTCATCCGCACATGTCTCAAGGCGCACCTGTGTTCCATCCTTCGATTATACCAGCGCCCATACCCGGCAATGTTTATGTGAACAACGTGACCGCCAATGTGAATCTACACGGCTGGCCACACTACATCTCGGGAAACGGAGCACCGTCCCACTACGTGGGTGCACATTGTGAACTGCCGCCGGAGCAG GGTAATCCGCTAATGCAGCAACTGCCGCCAATTCCGATGCATCAGGGTAATCCCAATGGTCACATTTCGTCCGGCATGGGTGGACGTGGTCGTGGACGTGGCCGTACACGCGGCGGCGGTGGACAGCGTCGCAATGATTACCATGGACAACGacacatgcaacaacagcaactgcagctgcagctgcagccacagcaacagctgcaaccaGATGGTGCCAGCCCGTCGCAGAGTGTCATGCAAATGCAGCCAGATCAGATGGGTCAGCAATTGGCACAGCAACCGCCACCAGAGGGACAATTGCCACCAATGTCCTATTACACGCCACAAGCGTATCCTGCCTATGCTGGCTATCAAACTGCCTACTTTGCTTCGCATCATGGTCCAATTCAAACGCCACCGAATGCGGCCGCTGCTGCCCAACAGGCCACAGGACCTCCTCTGTATATTTCACCAATGCCAATGTACAATGGTGCACCAATGTTCAACTACATGGGCGGATGTATATATCAGCCGGTGCTGACCCCGTCCGAGTACCAAACAATGGCGGAGTATGGTGGACAAGGCCAGGCTGGCGTTGTTGATGAGCGTCAGGCACAGGAGATGCCACAATTGTGGCATCAGGCACCCATGTATGCAGAAGAGTATCAAGAGGTGACACATGTGAATGGCGACGAACTGAATCATAATAGCTCTTCGCTGGCCTCCTCCGAAACGTCCAGCATGTTGAGTCCCAACTATACCATCTATGATGCCCAGCAAATGCATGAGATGCAACAGCAAATGGGTGTCATGCAGATCTATGACGATGGCCAGCTAGCCCCACTACAGGCCATGCATCCAGTTGCCGGCCCAGTGCCACAG TATGAGGATGAGCTGACAGAATGTGGTGCTGCACCAGTTGGTGCCATACCTATCACCTGGACAGATGCACCGCCAACTATGCTTGTCCAGGCACCATCTCCACATCATATCAttcaacagcagccacaagcTCCTCAGCCATCAGTTTGCAtcgaacaacagcagctgcctcctcatcctcctcaAGCGGAGACACCAACGCCACAGGAGCCCTTGG TTGATAAAACGCtggtcagcaacaacaacaacaagagcaacaactcCAACTGCGAGACGATTTTGGATGAAACTTTGATTGCCAGCAGcgagaagcagcagcaactggagctggaatatcagcagcagcaacaacaacagcagcagcaacaacaacagcaacagtcatCCAATTTGGTTGTTACCGTTGCCACTGTAgcgccacagcaacagcaaccgtCTGTCGCTGCAGCAATTGCACCtgcaccacaacaacatcagcaacaacaaacttcACCAGTtgtgctgcagcaacaacagcaacagcctcAGCAACAACCTgctcaacaacagcaaacacagCCAGCACACACGTCTAGCTACAATGAGCAAAATGCACCGCAGCAACTTGGCCatcagcagccacagcagcaacaaccgccacagcagcagcaacgtaAGCCGCCTCAGCAGCAATACAACAATAattcacaacaacaagtgcGTCGCAAATACTCCTCGGAGTACAGTCATCAGCAGCACCACCATCACCACCATCAGGGCAGCAATGACACCGCCATACAAACCACCAAAACAATGTCCTGGACAAACTCCGCACAGCATAAGAAATCCACGCAGTCGGTGGCGGTGACAGCCTCACCGAATACTGTGAACAATGGCGGTGCTGCAACGGCTGccacagctgcagcagcagcagcagcaccaccagccGCTGGTGGTGCAAGCAGCGGCTTTAATAAGTCATCGAGTGGCTCCAGTGGCGGTGGTTATAGTCATCCCACCAAGACATATACAAATCAGCAGCActaccagcaacagcagcaacactaccataccaactacaacaataacaataacagcaacaacagtaataacaataacagtaataacagcagcagcaacagcaacagtaacaacaacaatcagccACAAATGCGCACATACGGCACAATGAAAGTGCCCTCATCGCCGGTGGCAATCACAGCTCCGCCGCTGGAGCGCAAAATTAGtggtcaacagcagcagcaacaacaacagagcagcagcaatgcagcaacaacaacaactacctCAACGGCAAGCATCACAGCAACGCCACAGCAGATACAGCAACAGACGTCCATTGAAAGTCAGTCCAATAGCACAAAGAATGCGTCAGTGCtgccccaacaacaacagca accgcagcagcaacaacaacagcaacaaccacaacatgCTGGCAAGTCATATGTGCAAAAGAACAAGCATGCCACACACAACTTCAGCAGCGAATCCACATCCTTCAGTGCAGCAGCATCCGCTGTGCCTGCACAGCCAGCTCTCAATTTGGCGCCACCAGCACCGCCAGCATcgcagagcagcagcagtggcgaCAGTGGACAACCCTCGTGGGCTAGTCTATTTTCAAGCAACAAGCCTGTGGCTAAAGTGGCGCCCTACGAGGGCAACAAgtcccagcaacaacaacagcagcagcagcagcagcaaccacatcagcaacaacaattgcaacaggCGCCAACGCAGCAGCAATCACATCAATTGCccgcacagcaacaacaatcacagcagcaacaattgccagTAGCTACGCCTAGCTTGCAACATAGTCAGCCCAGCGTGCATCAGCAATTGCAATCGCCAACACCAGTGCCAGCGCCAACTGTACCGCTTGTTACACCCGGCACACTCTCCTATTCAGCTGCCTCGGCACAGGCTGTGCCACCAGTCGCTGTGTCTCCCGCCTCGGCGGCTATCAAGCCGCTGAAAGCGGAGCCAACGCGTGCCGCACAATTGGATGAGTGGACCAATAAATATGCCGAGTTTCTAACACGTCACAAAACCAACCTGACGCCCATCAGTCTGCGGCCACGTGGCTTGACCAATCGTTCCAACTATTGTTATATTAACTCGATACTTCAGGCACTGCTCGGTTGCTCGCCATTTTACAATCTGTTGAGGTCCATACCCAAGCAGGCGGCGGTAATGAGCGAGGTGAAGACACCCACCGTGAATGCCAT GATGTCCTTTATGACAAATTTCTCATCGCTGCCCGGCGGCTCTCGCTTGCgtttgaacaacaacaaagctgcACAGATTAAGGGCAAGGATGAGTTTGCTGGCGTCGATCTGCAGTGCGAATCGGCCTTTGAGCCCACCGAAATATACAAGTTGTGGAACGACAGTCGCGAGGAGCATGTGGAGGGCAGACAGGAGGATGCCGAAGAGTTTTTGGGTTATGTGTTGAATAAACTCAACGATGAGATGCTGGAA GTAATTAAGCTGATTGCCAAGCCAAGTGCTCAACAGAACGGCGAGGAGCAGGAACAAGAGCAGGAAGATGGCGGCGATGTCTGGCAG ATGATCTGCAACAATCGCAACAAGGGCAGCGTTACACGCCAAACAGACTTTGGACGCACTCCGCTAAGCGACATCTTTCGAGGTGAATTGCGTTCGCGTCTGCAACGCGAGGGTGAACACTCCACGGATGTTATACAGCCATTCTTCACGCTGCAACTGAATATTGAA AAAGCCGCTTCTGTGAAGGAAGCTTTGGAGATACTTGTAGGACGAGATCAACTTGAGGGCGTCACTGGCAGCAAGACCAAACAGGAAGTGGTCGCATGGCAACAAATGACACTGGAGAAGTTGCCCGTTGTGCTgatattgcatttaaaatactttgacTATAGATCCGATGGCTGCACAAAAATCCTGAAGAAGGTTGAATTCCCTGTGGAGCTCAAAATCGATGCCA AGATACTTGGTTCTAAGAAGACCTCGCAAAAGCAGCGGGCCTATCGCTTATTTGCCGTGGTCTACCACGACGGCAAGGAGGCCTCAAAGGGCCATTATATAACGGACGTGTTCCACACTGGCTACAATTGCTGGCTGCGCTATGACGATAGCTCGGTAAAACCGATCGGCGAGAAGCAAGTGTTGCAGCCGCACACGCCGCGTGTGCCTTATCTACTCTACTATCGCCGTTTCGATACCCTGCCACAAACGCAGGCCAGCAATGGCGGCGGTGCCTCAGTGGGCACCTCCAATAGTCATGCGTCGTCAGGTGGTGCGTCCAACACAGCAGCTGCAAACTCGGCgaataataaatga